From one Flavobacteriales bacterium genomic stretch:
- a CDS encoding DNA-binding protein, producing MMNITFNELRKIKDNLPDGSIHRIARELEVSVETVWNYFGGYTHPNGKPMGVHLEPGPDGGVVSLDDTRILDIAKRMLQEDHASV from the coding sequence ATCATGAACATCACCTTCAACGAGTTGCGCAAGATCAAGGACAATCTGCCTGATGGGAGCATCCACCGCATAGCGCGTGAGCTCGAGGTCAGCGTGGAGACCGTGTGGAACTACTTCGGAGGCTACACGCACCCGAATGGCAAGCCCATGGGCGTTCACCTCGAGCCTGGACCCGATGGCGGCGTTGTATCGTTGGACGATACGCGGATCCTGGACATCGCGAAGCGCATGCTGCAGGAGGACCATGCGAGTGTTTGA
- a CDS encoding 2-phosphosulfolactate phosphatase, which produces MQETIRNADYKFRVEVCFVPTQYPLYAQDMGIVVVIDVLRATSAMVAAFEHGVDRIIPVSTIEEARQYIGRPGYIAAAERNGEVVEGFQYGNSPLAYIGQDLRGQTIVMTTTNGTKAINLAKGARTLVIGSFLNLTALSEWLVKQNENVLLLCSGWKDKFNLEDSVYAGAVLDRLLASGKFGVEEDSSIAAKYMFMAARDNFLSILKAAPRRRRIEQLQLLPDAKYCLTPDLSRVIPMLRDGEIVRMPATNP; this is translated from the coding sequence ATGCAGGAAACCATCCGCAACGCCGACTACAAGTTCCGCGTGGAGGTCTGCTTCGTACCCACCCAGTACCCGCTGTACGCGCAGGATATGGGCATCGTGGTGGTGATTGATGTGCTGCGCGCCACCAGCGCCATGGTAGCCGCATTCGAGCACGGGGTTGATCGAATCATCCCGGTGAGCACCATTGAGGAGGCCCGGCAATACATCGGAAGGCCCGGCTACATCGCCGCCGCCGAGCGCAATGGCGAAGTGGTCGAAGGCTTCCAGTACGGCAACTCGCCCCTCGCCTACATCGGTCAGGACCTGCGCGGGCAGACCATCGTGATGACCACCACCAACGGCACCAAGGCCATCAACCTGGCCAAGGGGGCCCGCACGCTGGTGATCGGCTCGTTCCTGAACCTCACCGCGCTGAGCGAATGGCTGGTGAAGCAGAATGAGAACGTGCTGCTGCTCTGCTCCGGTTGGAAGGACAAGTTCAACCTGGAGGACAGCGTTTATGCTGGCGCCGTGTTGGACCGCCTGCTCGCCAGCGGCAAATTCGGCGTGGAGGAGGACAGCAGCATCGCCGCCAAGTACATGTTCATGGCCGCGCGCGACAACTTCCTCAGCATCCTGAAGGCCGCGCCCCGCCGCCGCCGCATTGAGCAATTGCAGCTGCTCCCCGATGCGAAGTACTGCCTCACGCCCGACCTGAGCCGCGTGATCCCCATGCTCCGCGATGGTGAGATCGTGCGCATGCCCGCCACGAACCCATGA
- a CDS encoding S1/P1 Nuclease codes for MIRRTLVWLLLLGALALLIAPSSAPPADAWGFYGHKRINRMACFTLPPDLFPFFKRHVDFISDHAVDPDRRRYAVTGEAERHYIDIDHYAKDSHDPFIAMPRKWKDAVAKYSEDTLKAYGIVPWHIEVMHYRLVGAFQRGDVDRILRYAADIGHYIGDAHVPLHTTENYNGQLTNQHGIHAFWESRIPELSAENYDHFVGRAEYVKDPLGAAWQAVHDSHMLLDSVLGIEKRLSQQFPDDRKYVFEDRGRGGMRLYSRDYANAYEDAMMGMVERRMNASIAAVGSFWYTAWVDAGQPDLDRFEQKDVSDSLKAVLRAEEELWEDRQQGHGRDHE; via the coding sequence ATGATCCGTCGCACGCTCGTCTGGCTGCTCCTGCTCGGTGCCTTGGCCCTGCTGATCGCCCCGAGCAGCGCGCCTCCGGCCGATGCCTGGGGCTTCTACGGCCACAAGCGCATCAACCGCATGGCCTGCTTCACCCTTCCGCCCGATCTGTTCCCATTCTTCAAGCGACACGTCGATTTCATCAGCGATCACGCCGTTGACCCCGACCGCCGCCGTTACGCCGTTACCGGTGAGGCCGAGCGCCACTACATCGATATCGACCACTACGCCAAGGATAGCCATGACCCCTTCATTGCCATGCCCCGAAAGTGGAAGGACGCTGTGGCCAAATACTCAGAGGACACCCTGAAGGCATACGGGATCGTGCCCTGGCACATCGAGGTGATGCACTACCGCCTGGTGGGCGCCTTCCAGCGCGGCGACGTGGACCGCATCCTACGCTATGCCGCCGATATCGGCCACTACATCGGCGATGCGCACGTGCCCCTGCACACCACGGAGAACTACAATGGCCAGCTCACCAACCAGCATGGGATCCATGCGTTCTGGGAGAGCCGCATACCCGAGTTGAGCGCCGAGAACTATGATCACTTCGTGGGCCGAGCCGAGTACGTGAAGGACCCGCTTGGTGCCGCGTGGCAGGCCGTGCACGACAGCCACATGCTGCTCGACAGCGTGCTGGGGATCGAGAAGCGCTTGAGCCAGCAATTCCCCGACGATCGGAAATACGTGTTCGAGGACCGTGGCCGCGGTGGCATGCGTCTGTACTCGCGCGATTACGCCAACGCTTACGAGGACGCCATGATGGGCATGGTGGAGCGCCGGATGAACGCCAGCATCGCCGCGGTGGGCAGCTTCTGGTACACGGCATGGGTCGATGCCGGCCAGCCCGACCTGGACCGCTTCGAGCAGAAGGATGTGAGCGATTCGCTGAAGGCCGTGCTCCGAGCCGAAGAAGAGTTATGGGAGGATCGGCAGCAGGGGCATGGACGTGACCACGAGTGA
- a CDS encoding 4-hydroxy-3-methylbut-2-enyl diphosphate reductase yields the protein MRAFTIPTHYRSNLVGRLKAHRKAQDPRKKDLAPTLLDLGAVRFVFARHFGFCYGVENAIEISYRALEENPGKRIFLLSQMIHNPAVNDDLTARGMRFIQDTHGQMLMDWNELTADDIVIIPAFGTTLETEARLKGIGIDPLTHNTTCPFVEKVWNRSAQLGEKQYTVVIHGKAKHEETRATFSHTAAGAPAVIVKDMAEAQELGRIISGESPAERFLTLFGTRCTPGFDPAKDLQRIGVVNQTTMLAAETQALADHLKQVMAAKHGEAEIKNHFADTRDTLCYATNDNQEATNELLKADADLALVVGGYNSSNTSHLVELLERRFPTYFIKDESEILRAETIQHFNYPAQKLESTNNWLPAKRPLSIILTSGASCPDTLLDRVMLKVLGYVEGAKDPERAVAELAI from the coding sequence ATGCGCGCATTCACCATTCCCACGCACTACCGCAGCAATCTGGTCGGGCGGCTCAAGGCCCACCGCAAGGCACAGGACCCGCGCAAGAAGGACCTCGCTCCCACACTGCTCGACCTTGGCGCCGTGCGCTTCGTGTTCGCCCGTCACTTCGGCTTCTGCTATGGTGTGGAGAACGCGATTGAGATCAGCTACCGCGCGCTGGAAGAGAATCCTGGCAAGCGCATATTCCTGCTCAGCCAGATGATCCACAACCCTGCGGTGAACGACGACCTCACCGCGCGTGGCATGCGCTTCATACAGGATACCCATGGCCAGATGCTCATGGACTGGAACGAGCTCACCGCCGACGATATCGTGATTATCCCCGCCTTCGGCACCACGCTCGAGACCGAGGCGCGGCTCAAAGGAATCGGCATAGACCCATTGACGCACAACACCACTTGCCCTTTCGTGGAGAAGGTTTGGAACCGTAGCGCGCAGCTCGGCGAGAAGCAATACACCGTGGTGATCCATGGCAAGGCTAAGCACGAAGAGACGCGGGCCACCTTCAGCCATACCGCCGCCGGTGCGCCTGCTGTGATCGTGAAGGACATGGCTGAAGCGCAGGAGCTCGGCCGCATCATCAGCGGTGAATCCCCGGCGGAGCGCTTCCTCACGCTCTTCGGCACGCGCTGCACACCGGGCTTCGACCCGGCCAAGGACCTGCAGCGCATCGGCGTGGTGAATCAGACCACCATGCTGGCCGCGGAGACACAGGCCCTCGCCGACCACTTGAAGCAAGTGATGGCCGCCAAGCACGGCGAAGCCGAAATCAAGAACCACTTCGCCGACACGCGCGACACGCTCTGCTACGCCACCAACGACAACCAGGAGGCCACCAACGAACTTCTGAAGGCCGATGCCGACCTCGCGCTGGTGGTGGGCGGATACAACAGCAGCAACACCAGCCATCTGGTAGAACTGCTGGAACGGAGGTTCCCCACCTATTTCATCAAGGACGAAAGCGAGATCCTCCGTGCGGAAACGATCCAGCACTTCAACTACCCCGCGCAGAAGTTGGAGAGCACGAACAACTGGCTGCCGGCGAAACGCCCGCTCTCCATCATCCTCACCAGCGGTGCCAGTTGCCCGGATACGCTGCTGGACCGCGTGATGCTGAAGGTGCTGGGATATGTGGAGGGTGCGAAGGACCCGGAACGGGCCGTTGCGGAGTTGGCCATTTGA
- the selD gene encoding selenide, water dikinase SelD encodes MTIEPIRLTQYSHGAGCGCKIAPAVLEQVLRSELRSFPDPRLLVGYGSKDDAAVYELGTGRALISTTDFFSPIVDDAFDFGRIAATNALSDVYAMGGRPLLAIAILGWPVEKLPAEVAARVLDGARTVCHQAGIVLAGGHSIDAPEPFFGLAVTGEAPTAHIKRNDTAQAGDALLLTKPIGLGILATAMKRGLLAPEHAGIGTALMSALNDAGSALGELPGVHAMTDVTGFGLLGHLLEVCEGSGLRAEVEFSRVPVIPEARHYLGLGAYPDGSFRNWKSIGASTAGASDMDRMMLLSDPQTSGGLLIAAAHSAIAAVEAICADHGTPATFIGRMLGPGEGPVVLVA; translated from the coding sequence ATGACCATTGAGCCCATCCGCCTCACGCAATACAGCCACGGCGCCGGCTGCGGATGCAAGATCGCGCCCGCCGTGCTGGAACAGGTGCTCAGGAGCGAGCTCCGATCCTTCCCGGATCCCAGGCTACTCGTAGGCTATGGGTCGAAGGACGACGCGGCCGTGTACGAACTTGGCACAGGGCGCGCGCTGATCAGCACCACCGACTTCTTCTCGCCGATAGTCGATGATGCGTTCGACTTCGGCCGCATAGCCGCCACCAACGCCCTCAGCGATGTTTACGCCATGGGCGGAAGGCCATTGCTCGCCATTGCCATACTCGGCTGGCCGGTGGAGAAGCTGCCGGCAGAAGTGGCCGCGCGCGTGCTCGATGGAGCGCGAACGGTCTGCCACCAAGCCGGCATCGTGCTCGCCGGAGGTCACAGCATCGATGCGCCGGAGCCCTTCTTCGGCCTGGCCGTCACTGGCGAAGCGCCCACGGCGCACATCAAGCGCAACGACACCGCGCAGGCGGGCGATGCGCTGCTCCTCACCAAACCGATCGGGCTGGGCATTCTGGCCACGGCCATGAAACGCGGCTTGCTTGCACCGGAGCATGCCGGCATAGGCACGGCCTTGATGTCCGCATTGAACGATGCCGGATCGGCCTTGGGCGAATTGCCGGGCGTGCATGCCATGACCGATGTGACCGGATTCGGCCTGCTGGGCCATCTGTTGGAGGTGTGCGAGGGTAGCGGCTTGCGTGCCGAGGTCGAATTCTCGCGCGTACCGGTGATCCCTGAAGCGCGGCATTACCTGGGGCTCGGTGCCTATCCTGACGGCAGCTTCCGGAATTGGAAATCGATCGGCGCCAGTACCGCGGGCGCCAGCGACATGGATCGCATGATGCTGCTCAGCGATCCCCAGACCAGCGGCGGATTGCTGATTGCAGCTGCGCACAGTGCGATCGCTGCTGTGGAAGCGATCTGCGCCGATCACGGTACCCCGGCCACGTTCATCGGCCGCATGCTCGGGCCTGGCGAAGGCCCAGTGGTACTGGTCGCTTGA
- the mnmH gene encoding tRNA 2-selenouridine(34) synthase MnmH produces MLRALSPPEFLGLHAPIIDVRAPKEFNQGHIPGASSQPLFSDDERAVVGTLYKQVGRDAAVLEGLRIIGPKLAGIVEQARSLAPDGAVRVHCWRGGERSGSVAWLLDKAGFGEVITLRGGYKAYRNHALAAFHEPWALNVLGGYTGSGKTETLKLLRELGEQVIDLEALAHHKGSSFGALGEAPQPTTEQFENLLFEALRKGDRTRSAWVEDESILIGRCKIPDAFFAQMRAARLFFADMPQAERAERLVKDYGRFDPKELGEAVLRIQKRLGPQHCKAALRALEAGDLRTVATITLTYYDKAYAHGAAKRDPSRIRHLPATATDLRGLAERLIRTAHDH; encoded by the coding sequence ATGCTCCGCGCCCTGAGCCCCCCGGAGTTCCTCGGGCTCCATGCGCCGATCATCGACGTGCGCGCACCGAAGGAGTTCAATCAAGGTCATATTCCCGGAGCAAGTTCGCAGCCGCTCTTCAGCGACGATGAACGTGCCGTGGTGGGCACCTTGTACAAGCAGGTCGGGCGCGATGCCGCCGTGCTCGAGGGCTTGAGGATCATCGGCCCGAAACTGGCCGGCATCGTTGAGCAAGCTCGTTCGCTGGCACCGGATGGTGCGGTCCGCGTGCATTGCTGGCGTGGCGGCGAGCGCAGCGGCAGCGTGGCCTGGCTGCTCGATAAAGCGGGATTCGGTGAGGTGATTACCCTGCGCGGCGGGTACAAGGCTTACCGTAACCATGCGCTTGCGGCGTTCCATGAACCGTGGGCACTGAACGTGCTCGGCGGATATACCGGCAGCGGCAAGACCGAGACCCTGAAGCTTCTGCGTGAGCTCGGCGAACAAGTAATCGACCTTGAGGCCCTGGCACATCACAAAGGGTCATCATTCGGTGCTTTGGGCGAAGCACCACAGCCCACCACAGAGCAATTCGAGAACCTGCTGTTCGAGGCCCTGCGCAAGGGTGATCGAACGCGGTCGGCCTGGGTTGAGGATGAGAGCATCCTGATCGGCCGATGCAAGATCCCCGATGCCTTCTTCGCCCAGATGCGCGCTGCCAGGCTATTCTTCGCCGATATGCCGCAGGCCGAGCGCGCCGAGCGGCTGGTGAAGGACTACGGCCGATTCGATCCGAAGGAGCTGGGCGAAGCGGTCTTGCGGATCCAGAAGCGCCTTGGTCCGCAGCATTGCAAAGCGGCGCTCCGGGCCCTTGAAGCCGGTGATCTCCGCACGGTGGCCACCATCACCCTCACCTATTACGACAAGGCGTACGCGCATGGCGCTGCCAAGCGCGATCCGTCACGCATCCGGCATCTGCCGGCAACTGCGACCGACCTTCGCGGGCTTGCTGAACGCTTGATCAGAACGGCCCATGACCATTGA
- a CDS encoding PhoH family protein: MKKKDRKIFVLDTSVILHDHSAITNFEEHDVAIPIQVLEELDTFKKGNDTINYEAREFIRHLDSIAQRDVLTDWIPLNGSTHGKLKVVAKHDLNGVDATKVFQDGKNDHQILNATLTLQRQNQGRKVVLVTKDVALRLKAKSLNLLSEDYLTGKVRNVSDQLYTGRTVVDDFNEEAIDGLFEKGSVPAEELGLEAPKGNHFFILKHKKKSILAKYDPRTATVDRVEKKSVFGIGPKNAEQALAMSALLDPEIKLVTLQGAAGTGKTLLALACALEQRRDYRQIYVTRPVVPLSNKDIGYLPGDIQSKLDPYMQPLWDNLKLIKGQFEKHDSTPKRIDEMLENDKISIAPLAYIRGRSLSNIFFIVDEAQNLTPLEVKTVISRAGEGTKIVFTGDIHQIDSPFLDSESNGLSYLIDKAKGDPLFAHITLEKGERSPLANLANDRL, encoded by the coding sequence ATGAAGAAGAAAGACCGGAAAATCTTCGTGCTCGACACATCCGTGATCCTGCACGACCACTCAGCCATCACCAACTTCGAAGAGCACGATGTAGCCATACCGATTCAGGTGCTCGAGGAGCTCGACACCTTCAAGAAAGGGAATGACACGATCAACTACGAGGCGCGGGAGTTCATCCGCCACCTCGACAGCATAGCGCAACGCGACGTCCTCACGGACTGGATACCGCTCAACGGCTCCACCCACGGCAAGCTGAAGGTGGTAGCCAAGCACGACCTCAACGGGGTTGATGCCACCAAGGTGTTCCAGGATGGCAAGAACGACCACCAGATCCTCAACGCCACGCTCACGCTGCAGCGCCAGAACCAGGGCCGCAAGGTGGTGCTGGTGACCAAGGATGTGGCGCTGCGCCTCAAGGCCAAGAGCCTGAACCTGCTGAGCGAGGATTACCTCACCGGCAAGGTGCGCAACGTGAGCGACCAGCTGTACACCGGCCGCACGGTGGTGGATGATTTCAACGAGGAGGCCATCGATGGGCTCTTTGAGAAGGGCTCAGTTCCCGCTGAGGAACTGGGGCTTGAAGCGCCCAAGGGCAACCACTTCTTCATCCTCAAGCACAAGAAGAAGAGCATCCTGGCCAAGTACGATCCGCGCACGGCAACCGTGGATCGCGTGGAGAAGAAGAGCGTCTTCGGCATCGGCCCGAAGAACGCTGAACAGGCCTTGGCCATGAGCGCGCTGCTCGATCCGGAGATCAAGCTGGTGACCCTGCAAGGCGCAGCAGGAACGGGCAAGACGTTGCTGGCACTGGCCTGCGCATTGGAGCAGCGCCGCGACTATCGCCAGATCTACGTCACGCGTCCGGTGGTGCCCCTGAGCAACAAGGACATCGGCTATCTGCCCGGCGATATCCAGAGCAAGCTGGATCCGTACATGCAGCCGCTCTGGGACAACCTGAAGCTGATCAAGGGCCAGTTCGAGAAGCACGACAGCACGCCCAAGCGCATCGATGAGATGCTGGAGAACGACAAGATCTCCATCGCGCCGCTGGCCTACATCCGCGGGCGCAGCCTGAGCAACATCTTCTTCATCGTCGATGAGGCGCAGAACCTCACGCCACTGGAGGTGAAGACCGTGATCAGCCGCGCGGGTGAAGGCACCAAGATCGTCTTCACTGGCGATATCCACCAGATCGACTCGCCCTTCCTCGACAGCGAGAGCAACGGCCTCAGCTACCTCATCGACAAGGCGAAGGGCGATCCGCTCTTCGCGCACATCACGCTGGAGAAGGGTGAACGGAGCCCGCTGGCGAACCTGGCGAACGATCGGTTGTGA
- a CDS encoding ABC transporter permease — MHRHRVVIEPGSASQRYWRDLWEYRGLLAFLAWRDVLVRYKQTAVGVLWGMLRPAIAIGAMWFIGWLFGAEAPEGAPRVISVAAAVLPWQFFATAFGETANSLIGNSNLITKVYFPRLVLPFSTVLVSLIDFLLALALLAVLMLIYGFAPGPQALLMPVFLLLALLASTGPGLLIASLNVKYRDFRYIVPFIVQFGLYVTPVAFTSQAVFENPTIPDAVKLIYACNPLVAVVDGFRWCLLGGAPIHLQGFLISCGAALLLLAAGIIRFRRTERGFADII; from the coding sequence ATGCATCGCCACCGCGTCGTAATCGAGCCCGGATCAGCCAGCCAGCGTTATTGGCGCGACCTGTGGGAATACCGCGGGCTGCTCGCCTTCCTGGCCTGGCGTGATGTGCTGGTGCGTTACAAGCAGACCGCCGTGGGCGTGCTCTGGGGCATGTTGCGCCCTGCCATCGCCATCGGGGCCATGTGGTTCATCGGCTGGCTCTTCGGTGCCGAGGCGCCCGAAGGCGCGCCGCGCGTGATCAGCGTGGCCGCCGCTGTGCTTCCGTGGCAGTTCTTCGCTACCGCCTTCGGTGAAACAGCCAACTCGCTCATCGGTAACAGCAACCTCATCACCAAGGTGTATTTCCCGCGCTTGGTGCTCCCGTTCAGCACCGTGCTGGTCAGCCTCATCGACTTCCTGCTCGCGCTGGCCTTGCTCGCCGTGCTGATGCTCATCTACGGCTTCGCTCCCGGACCGCAAGCGCTGCTCATGCCCGTGTTCCTATTGCTGGCGCTGCTCGCCTCCACGGGCCCGGGCCTGCTGATCGCCTCGCTCAACGTGAAGTACCGCGACTTCCGCTACATCGTGCCCTTCATCGTGCAGTTCGGGCTGTACGTGACGCCGGTGGCCTTCACAAGCCAGGCGGTATTCGAAAATCCCACCATCCCCGATGCCGTGAAGCTGATCTACGCGTGCAATCCCTTGGTGGCCGTGGTCGATGGTTTCCGCTGGTGCCTGCTGGGCGGCGCGCCCATCCACCTGCAGGGCTTCCTGATCAGCTGCGGTGCGGCCCTGCTCCTCCTGGCCGCGGGCATCATCCGCTTCCGTCGAACCGAACGCGGCTTCGCTGACATCATCTAA
- a CDS encoding ABC transporter ATP-binding protein encodes MGEPIIRVQGLSKRYLLRHQQTERYTALRDVLANKARLLFKPSRASASSSEFWALKDVSFDIQPGDRVGIIGRNGAGKSTLLKVLSRIVDPTEGRVEINGRLSSLLEVGTGFHPELSGRENIYLNGAILGMSRAEIASKFDEIVAFAEVEQFLDTPVKRYSSGMYVRLAFAVAAHLEPEILVVDEVLAVGDVAFQRKCMGKMKEVAHGGRTILFVSHNMAAIQNLCSTAIYLKHGQVQAQGEAGTVIAEYLHSGTVASTVDLRLRDDRQGSGAVRFTGFSLTDDAGQELAAMQGGTPAQLHFDFAARGPVRNLYLAIGVDDELGTRVAHLSNEVTGQVFAVADGASRVTIRLPRCPFRSGRYSFTLYSTVNGDIADYMFNAGTFDVEAGDFFGTGKVPAGDQGAVLFDHSFSIS; translated from the coding sequence ATGGGCGAACCGATCATCCGCGTACAAGGCCTTAGCAAGCGCTATTTGCTGCGCCACCAGCAGACCGAGCGCTACACCGCCTTGCGCGATGTGCTCGCGAACAAAGCGCGATTGCTCTTCAAGCCATCGCGCGCCAGCGCTTCGTCATCTGAGTTCTGGGCGCTTAAGGATGTAAGCTTCGACATTCAGCCCGGCGACCGTGTGGGCATCATCGGCCGCAATGGCGCCGGCAAGAGCACCTTGCTGAAAGTGCTCAGCCGCATCGTGGATCCCACGGAAGGGCGCGTCGAGATCAACGGCCGCCTCTCCTCGCTGCTCGAGGTGGGCACAGGATTCCACCCGGAACTGAGCGGCCGTGAGAACATCTATCTCAACGGCGCCATCCTGGGCATGAGCCGCGCGGAGATCGCCTCGAAGTTCGACGAGATCGTGGCCTTCGCCGAGGTGGAGCAATTCCTTGATACGCCGGTGAAACGCTACAGCAGCGGCATGTACGTGCGCCTTGCTTTCGCCGTGGCCGCGCACCTTGAGCCGGAGATCCTGGTGGTGGACGAGGTGCTGGCGGTGGGGGATGTGGCCTTCCAGCGGAAGTGCATGGGCAAAATGAAGGAGGTGGCGCACGGCGGCCGCACCATCCTCTTCGTGAGCCACAACATGGCTGCGATACAGAATCTGTGCAGCACGGCCATCTATCTGAAGCATGGTCAGGTGCAGGCACAGGGCGAAGCTGGTACCGTGATCGCCGAGTACCTCCACAGCGGTACCGTTGCTTCAACCGTTGACCTGCGCTTGCGCGATGACCGGCAAGGCAGCGGCGCCGTGCGCTTCACAGGCTTCTCGCTCACCGATGACGCCGGCCAGGAACTCGCGGCCATGCAGGGCGGCACGCCGGCGCAGCTGCATTTCGACTTCGCGGCACGCGGCCCGGTGCGCAACCTGTACTTGGCCATCGGTGTGGACGATGAGCTGGGCACGCGGGTGGCGCACCTGAGCAACGAGGTCACCGGACAGGTCTTCGCCGTGGCCGATGGCGCCAGCCGCGTCACTATCCGGTTGCCACGCTGCCCCTTCCGCAGTGGCCGTTACAGCTTCACGCTCTACAGCACGGTGAACGGCGACATCGCGGACTACATGTTCAACGCCGGCACCTTCGATGTCGAGGCTGGTGACTTCTTCGGCACCGGCAAGGTCCCTGCGGGCGACCAGGGTGCGGTGCTCTTCGATCATTCCTTCAGCATCAGCTAG
- a CDS encoding FkbM family methyltransferase: MIRRAISRFLHGPPSAEGRLINAASAFPRHTPHTFSYRQWTIQCTDFLSVAWQVAEIFGDERMRFPAPSHDPLIIDCGANVGISVMHQRWRHAKARIIAFEPDEAVFACLQRNLGTNGITGVECHRQAVWVHGEGVSFGREGADGGSILRTGDAVSVPSVKLRDVLISNGTVDLLKVDIEGAETEVLLDCGDALGGVQRLYVEYHSFRNRPQRLHELLALLAAQGFRYYLHRIGAHHAQPFMALADAEMDLQLDIHAIRK, from the coding sequence ATGATCCGTCGAGCCATCTCCCGTTTCCTTCACGGACCACCCTCAGCGGAGGGGCGCCTCATCAATGCCGCTTCAGCCTTCCCACGCCACACGCCGCATACGTTCAGCTACCGGCAGTGGACAATCCAGTGCACCGACTTTCTCTCCGTGGCATGGCAGGTTGCCGAGATCTTCGGCGATGAACGGATGCGCTTCCCCGCACCGAGTCATGATCCGCTCATCATCGATTGTGGTGCGAACGTGGGCATCAGCGTGATGCACCAGCGCTGGCGCCACGCGAAGGCGCGCATCATCGCCTTCGAGCCGGATGAAGCCGTATTCGCCTGCCTCCAAAGAAACCTGGGTACCAATGGAATCACGGGCGTTGAATGCCACCGGCAGGCTGTCTGGGTGCACGGCGAAGGGGTCTCCTTCGGGCGCGAGGGCGCCGATGGCGGCTCGATCTTGCGCACAGGCGATGCTGTCAGCGTGCCTTCGGTCAAGCTGCGTGATGTGCTGATTTCGAACGGCACGGTTGACCTTCTCAAGGTGGACATCGAAGGCGCCGAGACCGAGGTGCTGCTAGACTGCGGTGATGCGCTGGGCGGGGTGCAGCGGCTGTATGTCGAGTACCACTCCTTCCGCAACCGCCCGCAACGGCTGCATGAGCTGCTGGCCCTGCTGGCTGCGCAAGGCTTCCGCTACTACCTGCACCGGATCGGCGCGCATCACGCCCAGCCCTTCATGGCCCTGGCCGATGCCGAGATGGACCTGCAGCTTGATATCCATGCCATCCGTAAGTGA
- a CDS encoding polysaccharide deacetylase family protein, producing MPSVSDLKRSVRDAAARLRMRRDALLGGDCLVLLYHRVAHLRTDPQQLAVAPERFEAQLAWLKRHRRVLTPDEFDAHLAARKRFPRHSALITFDDGYADNHAHARPIMERLGVHGIFYISAGYIGSGREFWWDELERLLLLNNALPRTLLLEHHGVRVAWNLDRDADAGAMRPHYDALLVALRALHSAKREELLSELRGLVHSTNARATHLPMSESELKAFAASPAVTIGAHTLLHCSLAAQSPEEQRREIIGSKRLLEEMLGGTVERFAYPFGTLDDFNEESIRVCKEAGFRHAAANRPGLVHKASPSFAFPRVLVRDWTAEEMADHLRPYQL from the coding sequence ATGCCATCCGTAAGTGACCTGAAGCGATCCGTGCGCGATGCCGCAGCACGCCTGCGCATGAGGCGCGATGCCTTACTCGGCGGCGATTGCCTGGTGCTGCTCTACCACCGCGTGGCCCATCTTCGAACGGACCCGCAGCAGCTCGCTGTCGCCCCCGAACGCTTCGAGGCGCAGCTCGCCTGGCTGAAGCGCCATCGCCGCGTGCTAACGCCGGACGAGTTTGACGCGCACCTTGCCGCGCGCAAGCGTTTCCCGCGCCATAGCGCCCTCATCACCTTCGACGACGGCTATGCCGACAACCATGCGCATGCACGGCCGATCATGGAGAGGCTTGGCGTGCATGGCATCTTCTACATCAGCGCGGGCTACATCGGCTCAGGCCGCGAGTTCTGGTGGGACGAGCTGGAGCGGCTGCTCCTGCTCAACAATGCCCTCCCGAGGACGCTGCTGCTGGAGCACCACGGTGTGCGCGTGGCCTGGAACCTCGATCGCGATGCTGATGCCGGGGCGATGCGCCCGCATTACGATGCGCTACTGGTGGCGTTGCGTGCGCTGCACAGCGCCAAGCGCGAGGAGCTGCTGAGCGAGTTGCGCGGCCTAGTGCATTCCACGAACGCGCGGGCCACGCATCTGCCCATGTCCGAGTCGGAGCTGAAGGCCTTCGCGGCCTCGCCGGCGGTGACAATCGGTGCGCACACGCTGCTGCATTGCTCGCTGGCCGCCCAATCTCCCGAGGAGCAGCGCCGAGAGATCATCGGGTCGAAGAGACTGCTTGAAGAGATGCTCGGCGGCACGGTGGAACGCTTCGCCTACCCCTTCGGCACCCTGGACGACTTTAACGAAGAGAGCATCCGCGTCTGCAAGGAGGCCGGCTTCCGCCATGCCGCCGCCAACCGCCCAGGCCTCGTGCACAAGGCTTCGCCGAGCTTCGCATTCCCACGCGTGCTGGTGCGCGATTGGACCGCTGAGGAGATGGCCGATCATCTTCGACCCTATCAGCTGTGA